The Helianthus annuus cultivar XRQ/B chromosome 15, HanXRQr2.0-SUNRISE, whole genome shotgun sequence genomic sequence tgggggtgggtgtttaggtttttgatgGTGATGTAATGAGTTTAATTTTAGCTtcttggacacttgtcactctataaatccttcttacactttttacaatttacaattagaagcctttgtagaataacttgacccttggactcaaatggttaaaaccactaaaacacaaggactcaaaTTAATTTACTCACTCTAATTGCAATATTATTATACCATGGCGACTCTGAAGTAGGGCTGTTCACGAgtcgagccgaaccgagcggaccgttgctcgtgcttggctcgtttacaaaccgaaccgagcggagcgactcatttaaaaccgagcatcaaatcaagcgagcatttttcgagcagtaaaaattccgagcgagcggcgagcgaagttcgagcgatttggacaaccgtgtcGCCCAATTTAAATTTGCAgagagagatagtgacaatgttAGGTCTtaagtttttatgtctttaaaaacatgcaCATTTCATTGCATAagatttttcttatgaataacaatgttgtCGCTAACgaggcgatgatcatattgcacAAACAATTACGTTGAGAGTAGGAGACAATCGACTTTAggtaacgacatgaaacattgaggcgatgaACAGAATGTCGTTTatcggtttagggtttaacttttagttttgattttaattttttattagagtggttgggctagtacgtatagatatagttgtaaatttgtatatagttgaccaaaatctaatagattggtacatataaaactataaattcaatttatatttaagtatatatgtatgtgtaagtgtgtctatatatatatatataggtgtatgtgtgtatatatacgtataatttatatttgtgtatatcatttatatttgtgtatatatatgtgtatatacatgtttataaatGTAGGGGAAAGTTCATTTAAGAAGAATATTCTTGCAAAAAGAAAACTAAATTAATCTAGGActtatatttttttatcaaaGGTTGTGAATCAATATATTATTGTTGTCAATTTCaattaatgttttaattaataaggGTAAAATAGACAATTTGATGTATAACACTATTAAATATTATAAATGGTTACTTCAATcttattagaccatgtgtagtggaaggggaatataatgcccccaccctagGGCATTTTACGTCCTGTGGCGGTccagtcagcaaaggggcattattgggcgttttctaaaatggggtGTAATGGGGATGGGGCATTATGGgggcattaaataaaataaagaaaaaacccCTAAAAATCTCATTGGTCAGTCAACCCTCACACAACCCCCTTTGGGCGTTTTATATATCACGCCAAAGCAAAAAATTTTTGAgcataatgccccataatgccctatgtaatgggagtggggggcgttttttttttttttttgagcatAATACCcacataatgccccactacgggtggtcttaatGTCACCATAATTTTCTCATTCACCATCATTAATGTGTTGGGTCATACACCAATTTTATAAGGAGTGAATAAATTATTTAAAGTGTTGTGTcctacacatatattattatattcgtaaaattatttaaaagtgttggTAACCTACACATTTTGTACCCTACACCAAAACATTGTTTTCTTGATGTAGGAAACGTTGTTATTATGGTGTAAAAAACGTTGAATATGTAGGATCATGTGCATGAATGTATTTATTTTGTAAGGTGCACAACTATTTTATAGgatagactcattaaatgattagGGTTTATTAATTTAAATAGCAAAAATAAAGGGTAGACTaattaaatgattggtttaaaTTACCTTTGTActcttttattctttttattcttaggctatagggtgtggtcatgatcctTATGATCTCCATAACTCTCCACATTAGCGCCATGTCACTTACTTTTAATCCATtattcaaaaccactaccctaagggtgtggtcatgacccaacccaataatcttttattttaatttatttgtaaaaaaggaaaaaagaacattaaaaaaggaaaggagggtcatggttgccatggtttaatccatgccaaccatggtgAATGAAGTAAGGGGGTGGTATAGCAATTTATTAATGATCCTACATGGCAATTAATGACCCAACCATGccccccacaccctttagccttaaTTTGtgattcttctcatttgaactctccactatagatgtatgtgtatatgtatatgtatatgtatatatactaattaaaaaataattcgaaccgatccgatccgagcggacctttgctcatgcttagctcgtttacaaaccgaaccgagcagagcggctcgtttacaaccgaacgtcaaatcgaacgagcatttccGAGCAATTTCCGAACGAGCATCGAGCGAGCGACGAGCGGCGAGCGATTTGAACGGCCCTACTCTGAAGGGCTAGTGTGTCCAATGGCGGATCTTGCGCGTTGAACgtgccagggccgaaagacatgggcactaaaaaaagcccgggcaagcccgggccaaacatagtatatataaaaaatttcgatcaaaatgcggaaaattagcactacggccgaaaaacttgcccggACCGTGGCCCTGCCATAGCCTAACTAAGAACCGCCCTTGAGTGTGTCGCTATAAGAGAAATTACAAATAAACATaatttcataaaccaaatgaaGCCTTACAGTAAACAAACAAACGTATCAAGTAATATCGCAATCGTAGAGTAGGGTCTGGGGAGAGTAGATACGGCAAAATAAACTTAGAATATAGTTAACTAGTCACTTAAATGTGCAAGTATAAATTAAGTGTGGGAGACATCACCATTCCCTGTGTTCAAATGAAATCAACAGCAATAAGATGATCCAGACCCCAACCATGTGTAAACCTAGAGCATGATAAATAAACTTTATAGCATATAACTTATCAGTTGGTCAGTACTAGAGTGAGTCTATAACCATCTCAGATTCAAACATTTTAACCATAGTTAACAATTCAAAGTGGAATGCTCAATAATAATCAATTAAATACTGTCATAAAAGCCAATATGCTCTGCTTCTCTTTCTGTTCCTCTTCCCTTGATCACATGAAGTCCCCATATCTAACAATCCAAGGCTTTCAATGCAAGGTTTTATGAGAAGACTGTGTGTAGAACCGGTCACGCCCACAAGTGAAGAAGCACTCAAGCGCACAACGCTCGACCGTTCCCTAGTCTCTGGATTATAAACTATGATCCCGCAGGGGTTGAACAGTAAATCACTATTGGCGGTAAGTTGAAAAACTCTGTGTGTTCCTTCAAATTCATGTGCCTTCAGTTTAAAAGCAACGGACCAAGAAGCAGTAGTGTTATTCCTCACCCAAATCCAACTATCATCGTGTTTTGAAGAAATCACAGCTAGAGAACCATTGATGATCGTCACCTCCTTGGTTTCCCAACTTGGTTCTGGCAGCTCAATCGTAGAGAAAATCTCTGAGCTCGGATTGAATGCCAATATATAAGGAGAATGGCAATCATCATGTGAATCCGTTAGAAACCGTTTTATTACCCAATGCAATGTTCCATTGAAAAGACACTGACATGACTCTCGACAAGATAAGAGATCCCGAGTAGGGGAAGCAATCTCATGCCAAGCGTCCTTCTTCATGCGGTAAACAAATGTCCTTAGTACAAGTCCTTTTTTAGTATTGCATTTGGTTGTCATCACAATCTTGTAATCTTTAATGATTGGGTCGAAAGCAAACCCGAACGGATGCAGTTGGCCTCCCCAATCGCTCAACAAAGGGCGGTCATGTACGGTTACTTTGCGCCTAATTGAAGGGTTCCATAGAATGATACCCTTCCCATATTCATGAAGACAGAGAACCCCGTTACATGAACCGACAATGCGGAAACTTGTAAAAGGATATTCGACTGCTGTTACGCCGACATAGGGATCATTTGACAACTGACCTGCAGAGTGTAATGTATACATATCTGTAGCGCGTGTTGCTCCTTGGAAATAAACTTGGTGTATAATCATGACTTTGTTCGGAGATCGAAGAGCGTGGAGTCGAATGAAATCGAGGCTCCCAATACAAGCACATAATGATTTGGAAACTGATCTAAATCGAAGGAGGGATTTAGATGGTAGTCTTGAGAAGATTTCAACAATCAGCTCTTCGCATAGATCATACGACATTATTTATATATGTGATTCTGCAAATAAATAACATCACTAAAATCAGATGaaaaagatgtttttttttttcaggggTTTCGTTCCAAACAAACCCATCCGATTTCTACCACATCGATCGAAGAGTATGCAAACTAGGGCTATTGATAATACTTAAACAGTGAAAACGAACAATTAAGAAATCAAATTAAAATGGTTACAAAATAGCTCACCggatgatgatgacgacgacgATGGAGAAGAAGACGAGGGATGGAAATAAAGTTCACCCCTTTTTACTAGGTGTATGGGCATGTTTGGCTGAGCTTTTtttaaacaacttattatatatatatatatatatatatataggtatatatatatatatatgtttgacaATGAGGATGTACTTGACAAGAAAAGTGATTTTTCTAAAAAGTCAGTTCATCCTGACTTTTCCAAAAGTTAATAAGATCACCCGTAGTGGgacgtgatttttaaaaaaaattgaaaaaaaaacgccTTAAAACGCCGGACCCCCATTACATGGGACGTTATTGGGcgtgttttttgaaaaaaaaaaaaaaaagggtttggcgttttaattaaaacgctatGTACATATTTGCTTAACCAATCACTTTTGAGCATGGTCTGACAACTTTTGAGAACCCCCACTTTTACAataaattaaatataatattGGAGGATGGTCTGACAACTTTTGAGCTAACCCccaatttaattaaaataataataactggaatgggcgttattgggcattatttcCACTACGTCACTTTTGCAATAACACCCCATACTGACtgtgatgacacgtgtcggataatgccacatggtgggggcattatttttcttaatcactacgggtggtctaaggaGTTtcataagcttagccaaacacccctatgtgtatatattatattatataccataatgaattataaaaaaaacctagtttaaataaaaatactaaaaaactaaggggctgtttggcaacatcggaatggttaagtgttgaaccagtaagaagtctgaaccattaagtactgaaccaggaagaggtttgaaccattaaaaGCATGTATAAaacttaaccgttcagaggcaaatgtctgacaaattcagattagatgtcttaaccattcagactctatataaatcttaatcattcagaggcaaatgtgtgaaccattcagacatctgctcgtgaaacaaacagtctgaaccattaagtgctgaaccagtaacaAGTCTGgaccattaagaggtaaacaaacagccactaactaaaaaaagcctataGGGATGAATCATgaaaaaacaagtttaaataatcAACTACGATTATTGATTATATTTGTTAGCATAAACCGTAAATATACATGTATAATCAGcacataaatttaaaaaaaaaacaaatatattttCCTAATTAGCACAAGCACGTATATGTAATCAGCACATCAACTATATTAGGTTCTTGTTCACCTTCTAAATATGCTTTTAATGAAACCTAAATATTTTTGGTTAACATGATGAATTTTATAAAACGATTTTAGGGGATTATACTATAATATGTTTcactgatttaaaaaaaaaaaaaaaaaacaaaaaaaacaaaacaaaaacaaaagataTAATGAAAGGTTTGAACACATTAAAATTGTTTTCGTTGAAATTGATGATTACAAACATATATTTGATTTCAATTTGTTTATTATCGTTCTTTTTTTAAACCAGTGTATGATTTGATTTATTTATTGAAAGGAACATAACTTAAAGCATAAATATAGgaattattaaaataaaacattattGCTATAACAATAATATCCCTAAAACTTAGTCATTAAATCATCTACTTGCCAACAAACAAAAAGTTCTCAcagttttaagaaaaaaaaaaaggtttgtaTATGATTATACTCCCATTGATAAGTATAATCAATGAGGGGACATTATTATTATCTTTTTTTAACGGCCAATGAATCTTTTAAATGGGTTACTGGGGAAATTCACTACATTGGGATACACTTGCCTCCGAACTGGgtaaaaccctcacctagggttGAAGCCCGTGAACAATCGCCCAAAGACACGGCAATGCAGTGAGGTAAAACTCGTTcggttcaaggatcgaactagcgatcgccgcctactcgtcTGATCCCCTATCATCACCTGGTGTTGCCGAAACTAATGGGGGAAGCAGGAATCGAACCTGGGTGTTTTGAAAACAcaagtctctcccttaccactccatcAAAACTTATTGGCAATGAAAGGACATTATTTAATATAATTTACCAAAACAGACTACGATCCTAATTATGTTTTCATTCATATTCTTATTCTATATCATCATCCCTTTATATTAGTCCCAGAATACAAGCCCAAGTTGGCCCAACACTCACGGACTCCGCGCATGTGGCCACATGGGAGCATCGTGTAGTGGGTTTGCGCTTTGTAATGTCAACCAATGGTTGGGTTCGAAAGGTGCCAATGAATAAAAGGTGTTGTATGGTGTTCTGTTCTACCTTCTTGGAATTGTTTCAAATATCAGATTTTTTTAATCTAATACTAACATATTTTTCATTCATACTTGACAAGTTACATCAAAATAGAAGGTAGACGAGCAAAAAGCTGCGCCGACACCCTTTTCTGCGCCGACACCCCTTTCTAAACAGCCTAACAAAAGTATACGAACAAGCTATTGCAATCTGTAAGGGAAACGACTAACAAAAGTATACGCACAAGCTATTGCAATCTGTAAGGGAAACAACTGAGAGACGCTTCAATCACCGGAGAGAGAAACCATCGACAACCTAAGAGAGGTGAACCGACGAACCGGGTGATAGACTTCAATCTCGCTGGAGAGGGAAATATGCAGACGAACCGACTGAGGGAAATATGCAATAGCCAGAGCTGAGAAACACTTTAACCGCCGGAGCCAAGAAACACTTTAACCGCCGGAGCCAAGAGAGATGGAAGGAGAACGAAGAGTCAGGGACGATGATGTCTTGAAAATGGCAATTCACATGTATTTTTTAAAAGGGCAGTTTTGTCAtatttaaaataattaatt encodes the following:
- the LOC110910376 gene encoding F-box/kelch-repeat protein At3g06240; the protein is MSYDLCEELIVEIFSRLPSKSLLRFRSVSKSLCACIGSLDFIRLHALRSPNKVMIIHQVYFQGATRATDMYTLHSAGQLSNDPYVGVTAVEYPFTSFRIVGSCNGVLCLHEYGKGIILWNPSIRRKVTVHDRPLLSDWGGQLHPFGFAFDPIIKDYKIVMTTKCNTKKGLVLRTFVYRMKKDAWHEIASPTRDLLSCRESCQCLFNGTLHWVIKRFLTDSHDDCHSPYILAFNPSSEIFSTIELPEPSWETKEVTIINGSLAVISSKHDDSWIWVRNNTTASWSVAFKLKAHEFEGTHRVFQLTANSDLLFNPCGIIVYNPETRERSSVVRLSASSLVGVTGSTHSLLIKPCIESLGLLDMGTSCDQGKRNRKRSRAYWLL